Proteins from a genomic interval of Cyanobacteriota bacterium:
- a CDS encoding translation initiation factor: protein MATPNKRPIESANDRIVYREFGTDSVSAATEQKSLPVLPRQQTLRIRVERKGRGGKTVSVIEGLQLPSASLAILLKQLKSHCGSGGTAKDGTIELQGDHRQKLALWLEQRGYVVKLSGK, encoded by the coding sequence ATGGCAACCCCAAACAAGAGGCCAATAGAGTCTGCTAACGATCGTATCGTCTATCGAGAGTTTGGTACTGATAGTGTGTCAGCAGCAACAGAGCAGAAATCATTGCCGGTTTTACCTCGGCAGCAAACCCTGCGCATTCGAGTAGAGCGCAAGGGCCGAGGTGGCAAGACGGTTTCTGTGATTGAAGGCCTGCAATTACCCTCTGCTTCTCTAGCAATACTGCTCAAACAACTGAAAAGCCACTGTGGAAGTGGAGGCACAGCTAAGGATGGAACAATAGAACTGCAAGGTGACCACCGACAAAAACTGGCTCTCTGGCTAGAGCAACGAGGGTACGTCGTTAAGCTAAGTGGAAAATAG